The following are from one region of the Pelagibius sp. CAU 1746 genome:
- the dapD gene encoding 2,3,4,5-tetrahydropyridine-2,6-dicarboxylate N-succinyltransferase → MQTEQLKGIIEDAWEARDNVTLETGGEVREAVTTALAGLDDGTYRVAEKGAGGWEVHQWLKKAVLLSFRLNDMAPIPGGPGENTSWWDKVPSKFAGWGENRFRDAGFRAVPNCVVRHSAYIAPGVVLMPSFVNLGARVDSGTMVDTWATVGSCAQIGKNVHLSGGAGIGGVLEPLQAGPVIIEDNCFIGARSEVVEGVVVEEGSVLSMGVFIGASTKIVDRETGEVHMGRVPAYSVVVPGSLPGKPLPDGSPGPSLYCAVIIKRVDEKTRSKTSINELLRT, encoded by the coding sequence ATGCAGACAGAACAGTTGAAGGGCATCATCGAAGATGCCTGGGAAGCGCGCGATAACGTCACCCTGGAGACAGGTGGCGAGGTTCGCGAGGCCGTCACCACCGCCCTGGCCGGCCTGGACGACGGCACCTACCGGGTGGCCGAAAAGGGCGCCGGGGGCTGGGAGGTCCACCAGTGGCTGAAGAAGGCGGTGCTGCTGTCCTTCCGCCTGAACGACATGGCGCCGATCCCCGGCGGCCCGGGCGAGAACACCAGCTGGTGGGACAAGGTGCCCTCCAAGTTCGCCGGCTGGGGCGAGAACCGCTTCCGCGACGCCGGCTTCCGCGCCGTGCCCAACTGCGTGGTACGCCATTCCGCCTATATCGCGCCCGGCGTGGTGCTGATGCCCTCCTTCGTCAACCTGGGCGCCCGCGTCGACAGCGGCACCATGGTCGACACCTGGGCCACCGTCGGCTCCTGCGCGCAGATCGGCAAGAACGTGCACCTCTCCGGCGGCGCCGGCATCGGCGGCGTCCTGGAGCCGCTGCAGGCCGGCCCGGTGATCATCGAGGACAACTGCTTCATCGGCGCGCGCTCCGAAGTGGTCGAGGGCGTGGTGGTGGAAGAGGGCTCGGTGCTCTCCATGGGCGTCTTCATCGGCGCCTCCACGAAGATCGTCGACCGCGAGACCGGCGAAGTCCACATGGGCCGCGTGCCGGCCTACTCCGTGGTGGTGCCCGGCAGCCTGCCCGGAAAACCCTTGCCGGACGGCAGCCCGGGTCCGAGTCTTTACTGCGCGGTAATCATCAAGCGGGTCGACGAGAAGACCCGCTCCAAGACCTCGATCAACGAGCTGCTGCGGACCTAA
- the dapE gene encoding succinyl-diaminopimelate desuccinylase yields MAAGKLDTLELAQALIRCPSVTPVEGGALDLLQSVLEKLGFTCHRLPFAEEGAPETDNLYARFGESGPNLCYAGHTDVVPAGDSAAWSSGPFAAEERGGVLYGRGAVDMKGSIAAFVSAVSGYLSEGRPQGSISLLITGDEEGDAVNGTRKVLRWLKERGETLDACLVGEPTSNEALADMVKIGRRGSLNAVLTVTGTQGHTAYPQLADNPLHHLARMLNAVVSEALDDGNAHFPPSSLQLTSVDVGNPVTNVIPAKATALFNVRFNNIHSSASVETWLRERFDKAIDRSRGADYELSIRVSGESFLCPPGPWSKLVSEAVASVTGKAPELGTTGGTSDARFIKDHCTVAELGLLNATAHKVDEQVPLEHLERLTAIYRAVLERYHPR; encoded by the coding sequence ATGGCGGCAGGTAAGCTCGATACGCTGGAACTGGCACAGGCGCTGATCCGCTGCCCCAGCGTGACGCCGGTCGAAGGCGGCGCCCTGGACCTGCTGCAGTCGGTGCTGGAGAAGCTCGGCTTCACCTGCCATCGCCTGCCCTTCGCCGAGGAGGGCGCGCCGGAGACGGACAACCTTTATGCCCGCTTCGGCGAATCCGGCCCCAACCTCTGCTACGCCGGCCATACCGACGTGGTACCGGCCGGCGACAGCGCCGCCTGGAGCAGCGGCCCCTTCGCCGCCGAGGAGCGCGGCGGCGTGCTCTATGGGCGTGGCGCGGTCGACATGAAGGGCTCCATCGCCGCCTTCGTTTCAGCGGTAAGCGGTTATCTCAGCGAAGGCCGCCCGCAGGGCTCCATCTCGCTGCTGATCACCGGCGACGAGGAAGGCGACGCCGTCAACGGCACCCGCAAGGTGCTGCGCTGGCTGAAGGAACGGGGAGAAACGCTGGATGCCTGCCTGGTCGGCGAGCCGACCAGCAACGAGGCCCTGGCCGACATGGTGAAGATCGGCCGGCGCGGCAGCCTCAACGCCGTGCTCACCGTCACCGGCACGCAGGGGCACACCGCCTATCCGCAACTGGCCGACAATCCGCTGCACCACCTGGCCCGCATGCTGAACGCCGTGGTCAGCGAAGCGCTGGACGACGGCAACGCGCACTTCCCTCCGTCGAGCCTGCAGCTCACCTCCGTCGACGTCGGCAATCCGGTGACCAACGTCATCCCGGCCAAGGCGACGGCTCTGTTCAACGTGCGCTTCAACAACATCCATTCCAGCGCCTCGGTGGAAACCTGGCTGCGCGAGCGCTTCGACAAGGCCATCGACCGCAGCCGCGGCGCCGACTACGAACTCTCGATCCGGGTTTCCGGCGAATCCTTCCTCTGCCCGCCGGGCCCCTGGTCCAAGCTGGTGTCGGAGGCGGTCGCCTCGGTGACCGGCAAGGCACCGGAGCTGGGCACCACCGGCGGCACTTCCGACGCGCGCTTCATCAAGGATCATTGCACGGTGGCCGAACTCGGTCTGTTGAACGCCACCGCCCACAAGGTCGACGAGCAGGTGCCGCTGGAGCATCTGGAACGTCTCACCGCCATCTACCGCGCGGTCCTGGAACGCTATCACCCGCGATGA
- a CDS encoding sensor domain-containing diguanylate cyclase, translating into MTAKSGSMAQSPAVGDPPDARDAAADYRRLVDETQPGGLLSAGGAFAHFPGAVLIAGHNGIVLGANDQAEAIAQILHAGRHEELRAAIQAALGGISAQVNPLVVSAGQPKAGEVPERAPVERAPVERAYDVVVLPWADGTAALLLGRDVTLERSLRAALVESRQRYKDLVEISNDFAWETDAQGRFVFVSPRGALGYEAAELVGRPAGELLLDAESGGSGAETSPFTAHTVVEESEVWVRSRDGAHLCLLSTALPLTSEAGDWIGARGVCRDVTSLRCHEADLAEARNRERLFSYIVNMVRRELEPARMLSATAEALMPALALTGISIHALVDGADGQRKLGSALAQAGRPAAPDDLRALVARLTADQQAVELEDAGGGLLLRATRYRDEINGLLCARRSGVGAGPASGAGWSVEDRGLFDNIAGQVGLAIEQLARQTEMEVLSMTDPLTGLHNRRGFVESLEQHLGEDAKSLRPGALFYIDLDNFKQVNDTHGHQTGDEALLDVAALLKEHIRGGDLAARLGGDEFALFLGGMERQGAERKAELMLKAAERLRGYSGDDHHLLGFSLGVAIYDPRTGEGLDSLLRRADEAMYGAKRAGKHSLNFAPDYDRRAKGQG; encoded by the coding sequence ATGACCGCAAAGAGTGGCTCCATGGCTCAATCGCCGGCGGTGGGCGATCCGCCTGACGCGCGCGACGCGGCAGCGGACTATCGGCGGCTGGTCGACGAGACTCAGCCCGGTGGCCTGCTGTCCGCCGGGGGCGCCTTCGCGCACTTTCCGGGCGCTGTTCTCATCGCCGGGCACAACGGCATCGTGCTCGGCGCCAACGATCAGGCCGAAGCCATCGCCCAAATCCTTCATGCCGGCCGGCACGAGGAACTGCGGGCGGCCATCCAGGCCGCGTTGGGCGGCATCAGCGCCCAGGTCAATCCCCTTGTGGTTTCGGCAGGCCAGCCCAAAGCCGGCGAAGTGCCCGAGCGCGCCCCGGTTGAGCGGGCCCCGGTTGAGCGCGCCTATGACGTCGTGGTGCTGCCCTGGGCCGATGGCACGGCCGCGCTGCTGCTGGGCCGCGACGTGACACTGGAGCGTTCCCTGCGCGCCGCCCTGGTGGAATCGCGCCAGCGCTACAAGGATCTGGTCGAGATTTCCAACGATTTTGCCTGGGAAACCGACGCCCAAGGGCGCTTCGTCTTCGTCTCGCCGCGCGGCGCGCTGGGCTACGAAGCGGCCGAACTGGTCGGCCGGCCGGCTGGGGAGCTGCTGCTGGACGCGGAGTCCGGCGGCAGCGGGGCCGAAACCTCGCCCTTCACCGCGCATACCGTGGTCGAGGAGTCGGAAGTGTGGGTGCGCAGCCGCGACGGCGCCCATCTCTGCCTGCTGTCGACGGCCCTGCCGCTCACTTCGGAGGCGGGGGACTGGATCGGCGCGCGCGGCGTTTGCAGAGATGTCACCAGTCTACGCTGCCACGAGGCCGATCTGGCCGAGGCGCGCAATCGCGAACGGCTCTTCTCCTACATCGTCAACATGGTGCGCCGCGAGCTGGAGCCGGCGCGCATGTTGAGCGCCACTGCCGAGGCACTGATGCCCGCTCTGGCGCTGACCGGGATATCCATCCACGCCCTGGTGGATGGCGCAGACGGGCAGCGCAAGCTGGGCAGCGCCTTGGCCCAGGCCGGACGGCCCGCGGCGCCGGACGACCTGCGTGCCCTGGTGGCCCGGCTCACCGCCGATCAGCAGGCGGTGGAGCTGGAAGATGCCGGCGGCGGGCTGTTGCTGCGGGCCACGCGCTATCGAGACGAGATCAACGGCCTGCTCTGCGCCCGTCGCAGCGGCGTCGGAGCCGGACCCGCTTCCGGGGCGGGATGGAGCGTCGAGGATCGTGGCCTCTTCGACAACATCGCCGGCCAGGTCGGCCTCGCCATCGAGCAACTCGCCCGCCAGACGGAAATGGAGGTGCTCTCCATGACCGATCCGCTGACCGGCCTGCACAACCGGCGCGGCTTCGTCGAGAGCCTGGAGCAGCATCTGGGCGAGGATGCCAAGTCCCTGCGGCCGGGCGCCCTGTTCTACATCGACCTGGACAATTTCAAACAGGTCAACGACACCCACGGCCATCAGACCGGGGACGAGGCGCTGCTCGACGTGGCGGCGCTGCTGAAGGAGCATATCCGCGGCGGCGATCTGGCCGCGCGTCTGGGCGGTGACGAATTCGCGCTGTTCCTGGGCGGCATGGAGCGCCAAGGCGCCGAGCGCAAGGCCGAGCTGATGCTGAAGGCGGCGGAGCGGCTGCGCGGCTACTCCGGCGACGACCATCACCTCCTCGGTTTCTCCTTGGGCGTCGCCATCTACGACCCGCGCACCGGGGAAGGACTCGATTCGCTGCTGCGCCGGGCCGACGAGGCGATGTACGGTGCCAAGCGGGCGGGCAAGCATTCCCTCAACTTCGCCCCCGACTACGACCGCCGCGCGAAGGGCCAGGGCTGA
- the recR gene encoding recombination mediator RecR, protein MIAGDLERLIQLLSRLPGLGPRSARRAVLHLMKKREALMLPLAEAMARAAESVTLCSVCGSLDSQDPCGICRDPRRDPKLLCVVEEVADLWALERSGAFKGAYHVLGGTLSAIDGRGPEQLNMGRLLERATGQESAVEEVILALSATVDGQTTAHYISERLAGGGGGRRGVKVSRLAHGVPVGGELDYLDDGTLTAALKARRPA, encoded by the coding sequence ATGATCGCTGGCGACCTCGAACGTCTCATCCAACTGCTGTCGCGCCTGCCGGGGCTCGGCCCGCGTTCGGCGCGGCGCGCCGTCCTGCACCTGATGAAGAAGCGCGAGGCGCTGATGCTGCCGCTGGCCGAGGCCATGGCCCGGGCCGCGGAGTCGGTGACGCTCTGCTCGGTCTGCGGCAGCCTGGACAGCCAGGACCCCTGCGGCATCTGCCGCGACCCCAGGCGCGACCCCAAGCTGCTCTGCGTGGTGGAGGAGGTGGCCGACCTCTGGGCGTTGGAGCGCTCCGGCGCCTTCAAAGGGGCCTACCACGTGCTGGGCGGCACTCTCTCGGCCATCGACGGGCGCGGGCCGGAACAGCTCAACATGGGCCGGCTGCTGGAGCGCGCGACCGGGCAGGAGAGCGCGGTGGAGGAAGTCATCCTGGCGCTTTCGGCCACCGTCGACGGCCAGACCACGGCGCATTACATTTCCGAGCGCCTGGCCGGCGGCGGGGGAGGCAGGCGCGGCGTCAAGGTGTCCCGCCTGGCCCACGGCGTGCCGGTGGGCGGCGAGCTGGACTATCTGGACGACGGCACCCTGACGGCGGCCTTGAAGGCGCGCCGCCCGGCCTGA
- a CDS encoding YbaB/EbfC family nucleoid-associated protein gives MKNLGQMMKQAQAMQAKMAEMQEKLGQLEVSGQAGAGMVTATLNGKSELRGLKIDPALVDPNEVEVLEDLIVAAVNDAKAKVEVKVAEEMRQVTGGLDLPAGMKLPF, from the coding sequence ATGAAGAACCTGGGCCAGATGATGAAGCAGGCGCAGGCGATGCAGGCCAAGATGGCCGAGATGCAGGAAAAGCTGGGACAGCTCGAAGTTTCCGGCCAGGCCGGCGCCGGCATGGTGACGGCCACCCTGAACGGCAAGTCGGAGCTGCGCGGGCTGAAGATCGATCCCGCGCTGGTCGACCCGAACGAGGTGGAAGTCCTGGAAGACCTGATCGTCGCCGCCGTCAACGACGCCAAGGCCAAGGTGGAGGTCAAGGTCGCCGAGGAGATGCGGCAGGTCACCGGCGGCCTGGATCTGCCGGCCGGTATGAAGCTGCCCTTCTGA
- a CDS encoding DNA recombination protein RmuC, with protein MDLVLILAVAVAALALGAVAGLLLRPKPAEQPRENPELAALTGRLAQMAESQNAVQNTIVERLQNQERVVIKAVDDRLQGFSKQVGERLTETSTKHQTALADLRERLAVIDKAQQNLNELSTQMVGLQEILGNKQARGAFGEIQLRDLVEATLPPSAYDFQVTMKNGKRADCLLRLPNPPGAIAIDSKFPLESYEALRNAGSDEALAVPAKRAFAADVRRHVKDIAERYIIPGETAESALLFLPSEAVYAELHANFRAVVEESYRARVWIVSPTTLMATLNTVRAVLKDVRMREQAAIIQTEVGKMMEDVLRLDKRVGKLETHFDQASRDIQDIRTSANKVLSRGEKIGELELEEAEREAEQVAPPPPHLGAPTTH; from the coding sequence ATGGACCTTGTGCTCATCCTCGCCGTCGCCGTGGCCGCGCTGGCGCTCGGCGCCGTCGCCGGACTGCTGCTGCGGCCCAAGCCGGCGGAGCAGCCCCGGGAGAATCCGGAGTTGGCGGCGCTGACCGGGCGTCTCGCCCAGATGGCGGAAAGCCAGAACGCGGTGCAGAACACCATCGTCGAGCGCCTGCAGAACCAGGAACGGGTGGTCATCAAGGCCGTCGACGACCGCCTGCAGGGCTTCTCCAAGCAGGTGGGCGAGCGGCTCACCGAGACGTCGACCAAGCACCAGACGGCCCTGGCCGACCTGCGCGAGCGCCTGGCGGTCATCGACAAGGCGCAGCAGAATTTGAACGAGCTCTCCACCCAGATGGTGGGATTGCAGGAAATTCTGGGCAACAAGCAGGCGCGCGGCGCCTTCGGCGAGATCCAGCTACGCGATTTGGTGGAAGCCACCTTGCCGCCCTCGGCCTACGACTTCCAGGTGACCATGAAGAACGGCAAGCGCGCCGACTGCCTGCTGCGGCTGCCCAATCCGCCGGGGGCCATCGCCATCGACTCCAAGTTTCCCTTGGAGAGCTACGAGGCGCTGCGCAACGCCGGCAGCGACGAGGCCCTGGCCGTCCCGGCCAAGCGCGCCTTCGCCGCCGATGTCCGCCGCCACGTGAAGGACATTGCGGAACGCTACATCATTCCCGGCGAGACGGCGGAATCGGCGCTCCTGTTCCTGCCCAGCGAGGCGGTCTACGCCGAGCTGCACGCCAACTTCCGCGCCGTGGTCGAGGAATCCTACAGGGCGCGGGTGTGGATCGTCTCGCCCACCACCCTGATGGCCACGCTCAACACCGTGCGCGCGGTGCTGAAGGACGTGCGGATGCGCGAGCAGGCCGCCATTATCCAGACCGAGGTCGGCAAGATGATGGAGGACGTGCTGCGCCTGGATAAGCGGGTCGGCAAGCTGGAGACCCACTTCGACCAGGCCTCCCGCGACATCCAGGACATCCGCACCTCGGCCAACAAGGTGCTCAGCCGCGGCGAGAAGATCGGCGAGCTGGAACTGGAAGAGGCCGAACGCGAGGCCGAGCAGGTCGCCCCGCCGCCGCCGCACCTGGGCGCCCCCACCACGCACTGA
- a CDS encoding DUF4139 domain-containing protein, producing the protein MLSPRLQASALVVTLMAALPSWAAAQEVPVTAESRRALTLTVYNQNLGLVSESRRVDLPAGESLLAIEDVPRQLQPETVLLAAPGLQVIEQSLAADLLTPQRLLEASLGQKVQFIRIHPETGEDIVEEGRVLSLANGMVLQFGDRIEISPPGRIAFNGLPAGLRSEPALLARVFPGQAGPSDLQIDYLTGGLSWRADYVARLNAASDRLDLQALVTLTNATDSNFDGATLRLVAGEVNQAVSAPRPMLGAMAMQEADVARMAPAPAMSKAVAAADRYVYALQRPVTLRRGETKQIPLMSAQNVKVLREFRFEGLVNGHPQMEEIGPVNAALILELENDPDLGLGAPLPAGTVRVYGPAQSGARGASGTGVDATLFLGADSLDHTPEGEKARLGLGEAFDVTARAKRTVFERLSDRSYESGQQVTVKNAKDEPVEVVLAGQMPQGWRMLEQSAEHEQDSANRLSWRLTVPAGGEATLTYRIRVAN; encoded by the coding sequence ATGCTTTCCCCCCGCCTGCAAGCCTCAGCCCTCGTTGTGACCTTGATGGCCGCGCTGCCGTCCTGGGCCGCCGCCCAGGAAGTTCCGGTGACGGCGGAGAGCCGCCGGGCGCTGACCTTGACGGTCTACAACCAGAACCTCGGCTTGGTGAGCGAAAGCCGGCGGGTCGACCTGCCGGCCGGCGAGAGCCTGCTGGCCATCGAGGACGTACCGCGGCAGTTGCAGCCGGAAACCGTGCTGCTGGCCGCGCCGGGCCTGCAGGTCATCGAGCAGAGCCTGGCCGCCGATCTGCTGACGCCGCAGCGCCTGCTGGAGGCCTCCCTGGGGCAGAAGGTGCAGTTCATCCGCATCCACCCGGAAACCGGAGAAGACATCGTGGAGGAGGGCCGGGTGCTGTCGCTGGCCAACGGCATGGTGCTGCAGTTCGGTGACCGCATCGAGATCAGCCCGCCGGGCCGCATCGCCTTCAACGGGCTGCCGGCGGGCCTGCGCAGTGAACCGGCATTGCTGGCCCGCGTGTTTCCCGGCCAGGCCGGGCCCAGCGACCTGCAGATCGATTACCTGACCGGCGGTCTTTCCTGGCGCGCCGACTACGTGGCGCGGCTGAATGCCGCCTCCGACCGTCTCGACCTCCAGGCCCTGGTCACCCTTACCAACGCCACCGACAGCAATTTCGACGGCGCGACCCTGCGCCTGGTGGCGGGCGAGGTCAATCAGGCCGTCTCCGCGCCGCGCCCGATGCTGGGGGCCATGGCGATGCAGGAAGCCGACGTCGCCCGCATGGCGCCGGCGCCGGCGATGTCGAAGGCCGTGGCCGCCGCCGACCGTTACGTCTACGCCCTGCAGCGCCCGGTGACCCTGCGGCGCGGCGAGACCAAGCAGATCCCGCTGATGAGCGCACAGAACGTAAAGGTCCTCCGCGAATTCCGCTTCGAAGGGTTGGTCAACGGTCATCCGCAGATGGAGGAGATCGGTCCGGTGAACGCCGCCCTGATCCTGGAACTGGAAAACGATCCCGATCTCGGCCTGGGCGCGCCGCTGCCCGCCGGCACCGTGCGCGTCTATGGGCCGGCCCAAAGCGGCGCGCGGGGCGCCTCGGGGACCGGCGTCGATGCGACCCTCTTCCTCGGCGCCGACAGCCTCGACCACACGCCGGAGGGCGAGAAGGCCCGGCTCGGCCTCGGCGAGGCCTTCGACGTCACCGCCCGGGCCAAGCGCACGGTCTTCGAGCGGCTGTCCGACCGCAGCTACGAGAGCGGCCAGCAGGTGACGGTGAAGAACGCCAAGGACGAGCCGGTGGAGGTGGTCCTGGCCGGGCAGATGCCCCAGGGCTGGCGGATGCTGGAGCAGAGCGCCGAGCACGAGCAGGACAGCGCCAACCGCCTCTCCTGGCGGCTCACCGTGCCCGCCGGCGGCGAGGCGACGCTCACCTACCGCATCCGGGTAGCGAACTAA
- the truA gene encoding tRNA pseudouridine(38-40) synthase TruA, with product MTRYKIIVEYDGGGFVGWQRQANGPSVQAALEQAIHGFCGETVLVEGAGRTDAGVHALGQAAHFDLAKDLDKETGADTVMKALNFHLKPAPVAVLAAEAVSDDFHARFSAVRRAYLYRIVNRRAPLALERGRAWFVPQPLDAEAMHAAAQVLVGHHDFTSFRASECQAKSPVKTLDVLSVQRDGELIEVRAGARSFLHHQVRNFVGSLKLVGEGKWTADDLRAALEARDRAAAGPTAPAAGLYLTEVGYPPSAPQRAQPPGRISRSAPQRS from the coding sequence GTGACCCGTTATAAGATCATCGTCGAATACGATGGTGGCGGCTTCGTCGGCTGGCAGCGCCAGGCCAACGGCCCTTCCGTGCAGGCGGCGCTGGAGCAGGCGATCCACGGCTTCTGCGGCGAGACGGTGCTGGTGGAAGGCGCCGGGCGCACCGACGCCGGGGTGCATGCTCTCGGCCAGGCGGCGCACTTCGACCTGGCCAAGGACCTGGACAAGGAAACGGGCGCCGATACGGTGATGAAGGCGCTGAACTTTCACCTCAAGCCGGCGCCGGTGGCGGTGCTGGCCGCCGAGGCCGTGAGCGACGACTTTCACGCGCGCTTTTCCGCCGTCCGCCGCGCCTACCTCTATCGCATCGTCAACCGCCGCGCGCCCCTGGCGCTGGAGCGCGGGCGCGCCTGGTTCGTGCCGCAGCCGCTCGATGCCGAAGCGATGCACGCGGCGGCGCAGGTGCTGGTCGGCCACCACGACTTCACCTCCTTCCGCGCCAGCGAGTGCCAGGCCAAGTCGCCGGTGAAGACCCTGGACGTGCTCTCCGTGCAGCGCGACGGCGAGCTGATCGAAGTGCGCGCCGGGGCGCGCTCCTTCCTGCACCACCAGGTACGCAACTTCGTCGGCTCCTTGAAGCTGGTCGGCGAAGGCAAGTGGACCGCCGACGATCTGCGGGCGGCGCTGGAGGCGCGCGACCGCGCGGCGGCGGGGCCGACGGCGCCGGCGGCCGGGCTTTACCTTACCGAAGTCGGCTATCCGCCGAGCGCGCCGCAGCGGGCGCAGCCGCCAGGCCGGATCAGCCGATCAGCACCGCAACGAAGCTGA
- the def gene encoding peptide deformylase, which translates to MALLPIITAPDPRLKKACAPVEAVDDEVRRLMDDMLETMYAAPGIGLAAPQVSVLKRIIVVDISGEEEEEKAPLFMANPELVAVSDDDAAYEEGCLSLPEHYGEVIRPANIRVRYLDRENEIRELEADGLLATCIQHEMDHLDGILFVDHLTALKRNMILRKLLKAKKSNTPLASYATV; encoded by the coding sequence ATGGCACTCCTCCCCATCATCACCGCGCCCGATCCGCGCCTGAAGAAGGCCTGCGCGCCGGTCGAGGCCGTGGACGACGAGGTCCGCCGGCTCATGGACGACATGCTGGAGACCATGTACGCGGCGCCGGGCATCGGCTTGGCCGCGCCCCAGGTCAGCGTGCTGAAGCGCATCATCGTGGTCGACATCTCCGGCGAGGAAGAGGAAGAGAAGGCCCCGCTCTTCATGGCCAATCCGGAGCTGGTGGCGGTCTCCGACGACGACGCCGCCTACGAGGAAGGCTGCCTCTCCCTGCCCGAACACTATGGCGAGGTGATCCGCCCGGCCAATATCCGGGTGCGTTACCTGGACCGCGAGAACGAGATCCGCGAACTGGAGGCCGACGGTCTGCTGGCCACCTGCATCCAGCATGAGATGGACCATCTGGACGGCATTCTCTTCGTCGACCACCTGACGGCGCTGAAGCGCAACATGATCCTGCGCAAGCTCTTGAAGGCCAAGAAGTCCAACACCCCCCTGGCCAGCTACGCCACGGTCTGA
- the fmt gene encoding methionyl-tRNA formyltransferase produces MPLRPKSLRVAFMGTPDFSVPTLKALAAAGHEIAAVYSQPPRPAGRGQKARPSPVQAYAESQGWRVRTPTSLKTPEAQADFAALDLDVAVVVAYGLILPQAILDAPRLGCVNVHASLLPRWRGAAPIQRALLAGDDETGVTIMQMEAGLDTGPMLLKRRLPITAETSAQDLHDALAELGAGLINEALDGLEGGTLPATPQPDRGVTYAEKLDKTEGRLDWSDSAAALGRRIRALTPWPGAFFEIEGAKGRERVKVLQAEVRDAKGAPGTVLDDQATIACGAGALRLKRVQRAGKAPMAAEAWLRGFDLPAGTVLP; encoded by the coding sequence ATGCCTTTGCGTCCCAAGTCGTTAAGGGTCGCCTTCATGGGCACGCCCGATTTCTCCGTCCCCACCCTGAAAGCCCTGGCCGCAGCCGGCCACGAGATCGCCGCCGTTTACTCGCAGCCGCCGCGCCCGGCCGGGCGCGGGCAGAAGGCGCGTCCCTCGCCGGTGCAGGCCTATGCCGAGAGCCAGGGTTGGCGGGTCCGCACGCCCACCTCCCTCAAGACGCCCGAAGCCCAGGCGGATTTCGCCGCCCTCGATCTCGACGTCGCCGTGGTGGTGGCCTACGGCCTCATCCTGCCGCAGGCGATCCTCGACGCCCCGCGCCTCGGCTGCGTCAACGTCCATGCCTCGCTGCTGCCGCGCTGGCGCGGCGCCGCGCCGATCCAGCGCGCCCTCCTGGCCGGCGACGACGAGACCGGCGTCACCATCATGCAGATGGAGGCGGGTCTCGACACCGGCCCCATGCTGCTGAAACGCCGCCTGCCGATCACGGCGGAGACCTCCGCTCAGGACCTGCACGACGCGTTGGCCGAACTGGGCGCGGGGCTGATCAACGAGGCCCTGGACGGACTCGAGGGCGGGACGCTGCCGGCGACCCCGCAGCCGGACCGAGGCGTGACCTACGCCGAGAAGCTGGATAAGACCGAAGGACGCCTCGACTGGTCCGACAGCGCCGCCGCCCTGGGGCGCCGCATCCGCGCCTTGACCCCCTGGCCCGGCGCCTTCTTCGAGATCGAGGGGGCGAAAGGCCGCGAGCGGGTGAAGGTACTGCAGGCGGAAGTGCGCGACGCCAAGGGCGCGCCCGGCACGGTGCTGGACGATCAGGCGACCATCGCCTGCGGCGCGGGGGCGCTGCGCCTTAAGAGAGTGCAGCGCGCGGGCAAGGCGCCGATGGCCGCCGAGGCCTGGCTGCGCGGGTTCGACCTGCCCGCCGGAACGGTGTTGCCGTGA